The Pseudoxanthomonas suwonensis sequence TGGGGCGTCGTCGCCGGGCTCTGGCTGGCCGTGCACGGCGAGGCGGCGATGCTCACGCGCTGGACACCGGCCACGCTGGTGCTGGTGCACATGCTGACGCTGGGCCTGCTCACCCCGGCCCTTTCTCCCGCTTGCGGGAGAAAGGGAGCATCGACTGCACCAGCGAAAGCTTTCCACCGGCTTCACGGACGATTCGCGCCCGATCCGTAGATTGGATCGTGTCCCGTCCAGGAGACCCGCCATGCCCAGGAAAGCGCCACCGCCGGCCGTGGCCAACCGCAGGAGCGACGAGGCCAAGGCCATCGGCCCGGACAAGCTGCGCAACGACAAGGCGCTGTGGAAGGACCACGACCAGCCGGACACGCGGCATCCGCAACGGCCGGATCCGGAGAAGGACTATCCGGATGCGGGGGTGGCGGTGCCGCGCAAGCGTTGACGGGGAGCCGATGGCGTGTGCGACGCCCAGGCCCGTTCCCGCTAACCGCCAAGCCCCCCAAAGTCACCGTCGTCCCGGTGGCCTTCCACAGACGCATGTCTGGTCAAGCCGGGACCCAGCGTCTTTCGCTCGCGGTCCGATAACGTCGAACAACAAGGTCACTGGGTCCCGGCGTTCGCCGGGACGACGGGAGGTTTCTGGGGCTGGTTCATTGGCGCCATGGGTGCGGCAGCCATCGCACTGGTTCAATAGCTGAAGTTGAGCTTCATCCACGCCGTGCGCCCGGGCTCGCCGATCCGCTCCGGTTCGGCCGGATAGCCGAAGGCGCTGTTGCCGCCCAGGTTCAGGTGCTCGCTGTAGGCACGGTCGAACAGGTTGTCGATGCCGGCAGTCAATTGCAGCCTGTCGCCGAAGCGGTAGCCGCCGTTGAGCGAGAACACCGCGAAGCCCGCGCTCGGCCCCAGGTCGCGGCCGACCACGTTGCCCTGCCCGGTGCTGACCCGGTGCTGCGAATCGACCAGGTGCAGCAGCGCGCCCCACGACCACGCCGCGCGCTCGCCGCTGGCCGACAGTCGTGCCTCCAGCGGCGGCATCTGCGGCAGCGGGCCCTCGTCGGTCTCGCCCCAGGCGTAGGCCAGCACGCCCGACAGTTTCAGTCCGTCGCGCGGCTTCCAGTCCACACCCATCTCGCCGCCGGCGATGTCCGCGTCGACGTTGCGCGCGCGGGTGGTGGTACCCATCATCCCACCGGCCAGGTAGTCGAACAGGATGTAGTCGTCGATGCGCCCGGCGTACACCGAGGCCCAGCCCTCGAGGTCGCCGCGGCGGAACTGCAGGCCCGCGTCCAGCTGGGTGGTGCGCTCGGGCCGCACGCCGGCGAAGGCGTTGGCCGCGCCAGCCGGGCCGCGGCTGGGCGAGAACAACTCCCAGTAGTCGGGCATGCGCTCGGCGTGGCCGAGGCCGGCATACCAGCCCAGCGCGCCGGCCATGTCGTGCTCGTAGCGGACGAAGCCGCCGGCCAGGGTCTCGGCGCGGCGCTGGCCAGCGGTGGGATTGGGCATCGGCATCATGCCGCCGGTATCGGTGCGCAGGTCGTCGACGCTGGCGCGGTCCACGCGCAGGCCGGACATCACGTGGTGCAGGTCACTCAGGTGCCAGTGCGACTCGGCGAACGCGCCGACGTTGCGGAAGCGCGCATCCTCGGTCCAGGGCATGTTGCGGTAGTTGCCACGGCCGCTGGCGCTGCGCTTGCGGTGCTCGCTCTGGCGTCCGTCGATGCCGGCGGTCAGTTCCAGGCGGTCCTGCTGCCAGGTGGCGGCCACGCGCCCACCCTGGCTGGTGTCGCCTACATTGCTGGCCATCGGCATCGGCATGCCGCCGGCCGGGTCGGGGTCGCGCAGCGTGTAGTTGTCCATCACGTGGTCGACCTGGTTGCGGTACAGGTTGCCGGTGACCGCATCGAGCACGCCGCCGATGTGCTTCTTCTCGAAACGCAGGCCCAGGCTGTCGCGGCGGAAGCGCGAGCCGTCCATGCCGCGCCCGGCATAGCGCGCTTCGGCGTCGCCGGCCCCGGCGCTGAGTTCGAGCACGGTGTCCGGGTCCGGCGTCCAGCCCAGCGCCGCGTCGGCGTTCCACTTGTCCCAGGCCGAGGGCACCGGTTCGCCGTTGCCGTCGCGGTAGTCGTCGGCCTCGGAACGGTTGGCCGCCAGCCGTACGTAGCCGCGCGGCGTGCCGGCGCTGGCGTCGAGCACCTGGTCGTTGCGGCCGTGGCTGCCGGCCAGCACGCTGCCCTGCGCACGCACGCCAGGGCGGTCGAAATACGGGATCTCGCGCTCGAAGCGCACCGTGCCGGCCGAGGCGCCGCCGCCCCACAGCACCGTCTGCGGGCCCTTGATGACGGTCAGCCGGTCGTAGGTCTCCGGGGCGATGTAGGACATGGCGTTGTCCATGCGCGAGGGGCAGGCGCCGCTGAGCGCGCCGTCGTTGGTCAGCAGCGCGATGCGCGAGCCGAACATGCCGCGCAGCACCGGGTCGCCGTTGGTGCCGCCACTGCGCACGGTGGAGAAGCCAGGGATGGTCTTGAGGTAGTCGGCGCCGTCGCTGGCCGGGACCGGCTGGCGCGGCAGCTTCGGGTCGGTGATGAAGGTGCTGGCGGCAATCGGCGCCACGCCCAGCACGACCACGCCGTCGAGCGTGGTGACCGCCGCGTCCGCCGCGGCATGCACGTGCTCGGGAGCCGCCACCGCAGGTGGCGGGGCGGCGAGGGCGCCGGCCAGGGCGCAGGCAAGCAGGGTCTTTCTCACGGCGCGTTCTCTTCTTTTCGTCGTTGGGTCGCCGTCATTGTGGGCAGGTGCGCGCGCGCGGGAATTGGACAAAACGTCCTTTCCGGGGGGCGCTTGACCCATGTCAAACCGATGCATGCAACCACCTCCGGCTTGATGCAGATCAATGTGCGCGGGCCGCGCGGACCGCACCCTTGGCGCCGTAGACCAACGACCCCAAGAGAGAGCGTCATGAAGACCCATCACCACCCCCTGTTCGCCTGCGCCCTGGCCGGCGCGATCGCCGCGGCGTTCGCCGGCCAGGCCGTCGCCGCCAAGGCCACGGCCGCCGCGCCGCTGGAGAAGATCCAGGCGGTCCTGACCGCGCCGCCGCACGTGCCGGCCCCGATCACGCGCAAGACTCCGGCGCACGTCGTCGTCGACCTGGAGATGGTCGAGAAGGACATGCGCCTGGCCGACGGCGTCACCTACAACTTCTGGACCTTCGGCGGCACGGTGCCGGGCAGCTTCATCCGCGTGCGCGAGGGCGACACGGTGGAGTTCAAGCTCAAGAACCACCACAGCTCGCACATGGCCCACAACATCGACCTGCACGCCGTGACCGGCCAGGGCGGCGGCGCCGAGGCCACCTTCACCCTGCCCGGCCGCGAGACCCAGTTCACCTTCAAGGCGCTCAACCCGGGCCTCTACGTCTACCACTGCGCCATGGCCCCGGTGGCCATGCACGTGGCCAACGGCATGTACGGCCTGATCCTGGTCGAGCCCGCCGAGGGCATGGAGAAGGTGGACAAGGAGTTCTACGTCATGCAGGGCGACTTCTACACCGAGGGCGAGCACGGCGAACCCGGCCTGCAACCCTTCAGCCTGGAAAAGGGCATCGACGAGAAGCCGACCTACGTGGTGTTCAACGGCTCGGTCGGCGCGCTGACCGGCGACAACGCGCTGGAAGCCAAGGCCGGCGAGAAGATCCGCATGTACGTCGGCAACGGCGGCCCGAACCTGGTGTCCAGCTTCCACGTCATCGGCGAGATCTTCGACAAG is a genomic window containing:
- a CDS encoding TonB-dependent copper receptor, which produces MRKTLLACALAGALAAPPPAVAAPEHVHAAADAAVTTLDGVVVLGVAPIAASTFITDPKLPRQPVPASDGADYLKTIPGFSTVRSGGTNGDPVLRGMFGSRIALLTNDGALSGACPSRMDNAMSYIAPETYDRLTVIKGPQTVLWGGGASAGTVRFEREIPYFDRPGVRAQGSVLAGSHGRNDQVLDASAGTPRGYVRLAANRSEADDYRDGNGEPVPSAWDKWNADAALGWTPDPDTVLELSAGAGDAEARYAGRGMDGSRFRRDSLGLRFEKKHIGGVLDAVTGNLYRNQVDHVMDNYTLRDPDPAGGMPMPMASNVGDTSQGGRVAATWQQDRLELTAGIDGRQSEHRKRSASGRGNYRNMPWTEDARFRNVGAFAESHWHLSDLHHVMSGLRVDRASVDDLRTDTGGMMPMPNPTAGQRRAETLAGGFVRYEHDMAGALGWYAGLGHAERMPDYWELFSPSRGPAGAANAFAGVRPERTTQLDAGLQFRRGDLEGWASVYAGRIDDYILFDYLAGGMMGTTTRARNVDADIAGGEMGVDWKPRDGLKLSGVLAYAWGETDEGPLPQMPPLEARLSASGERAAWSWGALLHLVDSQHRVSTGQGNVVGRDLGPSAGFAVFSLNGGYRFGDRLQLTAGIDNLFDRAYSEHLNLGGNSAFGYPAEPERIGEPGRTAWMKLNFSY
- the nirK gene encoding copper-containing nitrite reductase — encoded protein: MKTHHHPLFACALAGAIAAAFAGQAVAAKATAAAPLEKIQAVLTAPPHVPAPITRKTPAHVVVDLEMVEKDMRLADGVTYNFWTFGGTVPGSFIRVREGDTVEFKLKNHHSSHMAHNIDLHAVTGQGGGAEATFTLPGRETQFTFKALNPGLYVYHCAMAPVAMHVANGMYGLILVEPAEGMEKVDKEFYVMQGDFYTEGEHGEPGLQPFSLEKGIDEKPTYVVFNGSVGALTGDNALEAKAGEKIRMYVGNGGPNLVSSFHVIGEIFDKVYVEGGTKYQENVQTTLVPAGGSAVVEFKADVPGNFVLVDHSIFRAFHKGALGILKVDGEENHGIYTGQQHDVEYPEGVPQGSQYK